A stretch of Schistocerca cancellata isolate TAMUIC-IGC-003103 chromosome 3, iqSchCanc2.1, whole genome shotgun sequence DNA encodes these proteins:
- the LOC126176661 gene encoding piggyBac transposable element-derived protein 4-like: protein MHYCLGFYTYRGGKSQEDKAEIARHGLGYCVVQKVLCLGSYLNKGYHIFVDNFFMSVPLVKSLYKLGTCITGTVRKNRKYLPEQFRKKFGIGERMYCKSGPCVYGEKKSQHTPVLLLSSKVGAGDIEVQNKNKTVKKPEIIHQYNQYIGGIDTSDMMLYAYLDERRTLRYWKKVAFNIMLRMVLNSYILYKEHSKGRKFVSRYVYTVMIIEALSDEWLQEKNAIDDPRGAPGLRKLPEKKESRCCVCTSQGWKRGSRTVCNGCNKGLHGECFPKHKC from the coding sequence ATGCACTACTGTCTTGGATTTTATACATACAGAGGTGGCAAAAGCCAAGAAGATAAGGCTGAGATTGCAAGACATggcttaggttactgtgttgttcaGAAGGTACTGTGTTTGGGCAGTTATTTGAACAAGGGATATCACATCTTTGTGGACAACTTTTTCATGTCAGTACCACTTGTAAAAAGTCTCTACAAACTAGGTACATGCATTACTGGCACTGTAAGAAAAAACAGGAAATATTTGCCAGAGCAATTTAGAAAGAAATTTGGAATTGGGGAAAGGATGTATTGTAAGTCAGGTCCATGTGTGTACGGAGAGAAAAAATCCCAGCATACCCCCGTTCTCTTATTGTCAAGTAAAGTTGGTGCTGGTGACATTGaagtccaaaataaaaataaaacagtaaaaaagccAGAAATAATACACCAGTACAACCAGTATATTGGTGGAATAGACACATCTGACATGATGCTGTATGCGTATTTGGATGAGAGGCGAACTCTTCGTTACTGGAAGAAGGTAGCTTTTAACATAATGTTAAGAATGGTACTGAACTCTTACATATTATACAAAGAGCATAGTAAGGGAAGGAAATTTGTTTCcagatatgtatatactgtaatgATAATTGAAGCCTTGTCAGatgaatggctgcaagaaaaaaatgCAATTGATGACCCTCGTGGTGCTCCGGGATTGAGAAAACTTCCAGAGAAGAAAGAGTCAAGATGCTGTGTGTGTACCAGTCAGGGATGGAAAAGAGGATCAAGAACTGTTTGTAATGGTTGTAATAAGGGGTTGCATGGTGAATGTTTTCCTAAACACAAATGCTAA
- the LOC126176662 gene encoding piggyBac transposable element-derived protein 4-like, with amino-acid sequence MEDIQYTEVRVPETLQPLPHPFQELPGPKHMPPVGSPVIEYFNLFFTRMLLQLIVTDTNHSAKQFITKLATLSKPYKKWKNVTSTEVRGFIACLLNMGLNKRPTMLSYWSTKPSQAFPWFGKMFSAHQFRHLMKFFHLVDSEKCPAPGHPHYDPCIRYQPLVYHANNIFRHHYTPHEQLSIDESLVGTKCHTSLLQYLPNKHHHQ; translated from the coding sequence atggaagatatACAATATACTGAAGTACGTGTGCCTGAAACACTACAGCCATTACCACATCCATTTCAAGAGCTGCCAGGACCAAAACATATGCCACCAGTAGGATCTCCTGTGATAGAATATTTCAATCTATTCTTTACTAGAATGTTGCTGCAGCTTATTGTAACTGATACGAATCACTCAGCTAAACAGTTTATAACTAAACTTGCTACATTGTCCAAACCGTAtaagaaatggaagaatgtgacaagtACCGAGGTAAGAGGTTTTATTGCTTGCTTACTAAATATGGGACTCAATAAAAGGCCCACAATGCTATCATACTGGAGCACAAAACCGTCACAGGCATTTCCATGGTTTGGTAAAATGTTTTCTGCCCACCAATTTAGGCATCTGATGAAATTCTTTCATCTTGTGGATAGTGAGAAATGTCCAGCACCAGGTCATcctcattatgacccatgtatCAGGTACCAGCCATTGGTATATCATGCTAATAATATATTTAGACATCATTACACACCTCATGAACAACTTAGTATTGATGAGAGTCTAGTTGGCACTAAATGTCACACTTCCCTATTACAGTATTTGCCAAACAAACACCACCACCAATGA